In the Arachis ipaensis cultivar K30076 chromosome B10, Araip1.1, whole genome shotgun sequence genome, one interval contains:
- the LOC107623900 gene encoding uncharacterized protein LOC107623900: MEEDFDFGKKVSINDTMDAAEQNASNSTKILLLLRSFLGIQQRRAEAYSKLKRGFSDYMASGGELAYQKLCSEITIEFNDCSKKVLEMESLFQSPDYQRLDLAQILRAVQDQEKQKLHLTATIQVLKKAGRPSERLVSHENCKYTKPREHECVHVQEITEASGTEEAEADAEYDNALKEAIKGVQDAVTAINEHLEEVRYEIEALEAD, from the exons ATGGAAGAAGATTTTGATTTTGGAAAGAAGGTTTCGATAAACGATACCATGGATGCTGCTGAACAAAACGCatcaaattcaaccaaaattcttCTTTTGCTTCGCAGTTTTCTCGGAATTCAGCAACGCAGAGCCGAAGCATATTCCAAACTCAAAAG GGGGTTTTCTGATTACATGGCTTCAGGAGGGGAATTGGCTTACCAGAAGCTTTGCAGTGAAATCACAATAGAGTTCAATGATTGCTCAAAAAAA GTCCTTGAGATGGAGTCATTATTCCAGAGCCCTGACTACCAGAGATTAGATCTTGCACAAATTCTTAGAGCAGTTCAAGATCAGGAAAAGCAAAAACTGCACCTG ACAGCTACCATTCAAGTGTTAAAGAAAGCTGGGCGCCCTTCTGAACGACTGGTTAGCCACGAGAATTGCAAATATACAAAACCGAGAGAACACGAGTGTGTTCATGTCCAGGAGATTACTGAAGCTTCTGGAACTGAGGAGGCCGAGGCGGATGCTGAGTATGATAATGCTCTTAAGGAAGCTATTAAAGGTGTCCAAGATGCTGTCACAGCCATAAATGAACATCTAGAAGAAGTCAGATATGAAATTGAGGCCCTTGAAGCAGATTGA
- the LOC107622444 gene encoding pentatricopeptide repeat-containing protein At5g11310, mitochondrial, with translation MHSHNPLRLLRSTLKQKPIPTFSFSLLHHHHRFSSSWLSLRGNPLIKWPTLPLPQPPPNPKPQSSEPQPQSNFSPRDFSAIADIFADTSVSPGSLLHAELDCSGIQPASELLLAVFDRFGSSPKLLHSLFLWAEKQPGFRPNSKLLDAVVKALAKSREFDSAWTLILRYIDDGKDEGEALVSVSTFAIMIRGYARAGMVQPAIRTFEFARKHTSIIDSESELSLFEILLDSLCKEGSVRTAYEYLCLRKKINQGWVPSIRAYNIVLNGWFRSRKLKHAERLWEEMKKENVRPIVVTYGTLIEGYCRMRRIERALEMVDDMIKEGIAPNAIVYNPIIDALGEAGRFKEALGMMERFHVLEIGPTESTYNSLVKGFCKAGDLVGASKILKMMISRGFLPSSTTYNYFFRYFSRCGKIEEGMNLYTKIIQSGYTPDRLTYHLLVKMLCEEERLDLAVQVSKEMRHKGLDMDLATSTMLVHLLCKMHKLEEAFAQFEDMMRRGIVPQYLTFQRLNAELKKRGMTEVAQKLCNLMSSIPHSTNLPNTYSKDNDDARARRNSIIQKAQAFSDMLKNCNDPREIQQYKCSSENDVSSANRLIEDIERR, from the exons ATGCACTCCCACAACCCTCTTCGTCTCTTACGTTCCACACTCAAACAAAAACCCATCCCTACATTCTCATTCTCCCTTCTTCATCACCACCACCGCTTCTCTTCTTCCTGGCTCTCTCTTCGCGGAAACCCCCTCATTAAATGGCCAACCCTACCACTCCCTCAACCCCCTCCCAATCCCAAACCCCAATCCTCCGAACCCCAACCCCAGTCGAATTTCTCGCCGCGTGATTTCTCCGCAATTGCTGATATATTCGCCGACACTTCAGTCTCTCCCGGCTCGCTTCTCCATGCAGAATTGGACTGCTCCGGGATTCAACCGGCTTCAGAGCTACTGCTCGCCGTGTTTGACCGTTTCGGTTCGTCGCCCAAGCTGCTTCACTCGCTGTTCCTGTGGGCCGAGAAGCAACCCGGGTTCAGACCTAATTCGAAGCTGTTAGACGCTGTGGTCAAGGCTCTCGCTAAGTCCAGGGAATTTGACTCCGCTTGGACGCTGATTCTTCGTTACATCGATGATGGAAAGGACGAGGGAGAAGCTTTGGTTTCCGTTTCCACCTTCGCTATCATGATTCGAGGCTACGCACGTGCAG GTATGGTACAACCTGCAATTCGTACATTTGAATTTGCAAGAAAACACACTTCAATCATAGATTCTGAGTCAGAATTGAGTTTATTTGAGATATTGTTGGATTCACTTTGCAAAGAAGGATCTGTTAGGACAGCTTACGAGTATTTATGTTTAAGAAAGAAGATAAACCAGGGTTGGGTTCCTTCCATTCGGGCTTATAACATAGTGTTAAATGGATGGTTTCGGTCAAGGAAACTCAAACACGCTGAGAGACTTTGGGAGGAGATGAAGAAGGAGAATGTAAGACCAATTGTTGTGACATATGGTACCCTTATCGAAGGGTATTGTCGGATGCGTCGAATTGAAAGAGCGCTGGAGATGGTTGATGACATGATCAAAGAAGGAATTGCACCAAATGCAATAGTGTATAATCCGATAATTGATGCATTGGGAGAAGCTGGGAGATTTAAAGAGGCCTTGGGGATGATGGAACGATTTCATGTTTTAGAAATTGGCCCTACGGAATCGACATATAATTCTCTGGTGAAGGGGTTTTGTAAGGCAGGAGACCTTGTAGGTGCTAGTAAGATTCTTAAAATGATGATAAGTAGGGGTTTCCTTCCAAGTTCCACCACCTATAACTACTTCTTTCGATACTTCTCAAGATGCGGAAAAATTGAGGAAGGGATGAACTTGTATACCAAGATCATTCAATCCGGTTATACGCCTGATCGGCTAACATACCATCTTTTGGTGAAGATGTTATGTGAAGAGGAAAGGTTAGACTTGGCGGTTCAAGTTAGTAAGGAAATGAGACATAAAGGATTGGACATGGACTTGGCTACAAGTACCATGTTAGTTCATTTGCTATGCAAAATGCATAAGTTGGAAGAGGCTTTTGCTCAATTCGAGGACATGATGCGAAGGGGTATAGTTCCTCAGTACCTTACTTTTCAGAGACTGAATGCGGAGTTAAAGAAACGGGGTATGACTGAAGTGGCACAAAAGCTTTGCAATTTGATGTCTTCCATTCCCCATTCTACCAACTTGCCAAATACTTACAGTAAAGACAACGATGATGCGCGTGCAAGAAGGAATTCTATAATTCAGAAGGCCCAAGCATTTTCTGATATGTTGAAAAATTGTAACGACCCTCGAGAAATCCAACAGTATAAATGTTCATCTGAAAATGATGTCTCAAGTGCGAACCGTTTGATAGAGGATATTGAGAGAAGATAG